ATTCAATTTGTTTATTTAATTCCCGTTTAACTCGATAGAGTAAAAAAGGGATTTTAACGGGGGAAACTTGGGATTGTTTAATAATTTCTTGGGAACTAAGGTTTTTTAGTCTGGCCAAATCTTCCTCGTTGACGGGTTGATAACCAAAATTTTTAGCCAAACGATTGACAATCTCCACGAAAGTATCGTGGGTATCGGCGATAGTACCATCAAAATCGAACACGACCACTTTAATTGTCATCTTGTGCGGGGTTAGGAGAATGAGCTAAATTAGCTTGGGCATTACGTCGCCACTGCTGGGGTTTAATTCGACGTAGGGCTGACGAGATGAAACGACGATCCCACTCCTCTATAGTTAGATTAGCTAATTCATCCAACCTTGGCGAAAGGTTTTCGGGACGAGGTTGAAAATCCTCCACGTCGGTAACTTGGGCAAAACGTTGATTCCAAGGACAGACATCTTGACAGATATCGCAGCCAGCGACCCAACCCTGTAAATTCTTGGCAATTTCTGTAGGCAAAGTTACAGCACGATTTTCGATAGTATGGTAAGCAATACAGCGATTAGCATCCACCACATGGGGACTAACTATTGCTTGGGTGGGACAGGCGCTTAAACAACGGCTACAGGTGCCACAATGGGCGCTATGGGGTCGATCGGGTTCTAAAGGTAAATTAGTTAATATTTCCCCTAAAAAGACCCAACTGCCGTAATTGCGGGTAATTAAGTTACCGTTCTTGGCAATCCAGCCGATCCCTGCTCTTTGCGCCCAAACTTTATCTTGTACCGGTCCAGTATCCACATAGTAACGGGTTTGAATTTGCTCCCCCTGACTTTCTAACCATTGACTGAGGGCTTTTAATTTTTTACTTAATACTTTGTGATAATCCCTTCCCCAAGCATAACGGGAAATTTTGCCATGGTTTTGCTCTTGACTGTGTTGCTGGGGGGTGTAGTAGTTAAGGGCGAGACAAATTAGCGATCGCACTTCTGGCCAAAGAGTTTTGATATCCTGTCGTTTCGGGTTAGTCATCCAATCCATATCAGCGTGATAACCCCGCTCTAACCAGCTTTTTAG
This portion of the Microcystis aeruginosa NIES-2549 genome encodes:
- the queG gene encoding tRNA epoxyqueuosine(34) reductase QueG, which produces MLTETQIKEKALELGFHGVGIASVDSQDSAVSHLKSWLERGYHADMDWMTNPKRQDIKTLWPEVRSLICLALNYYTPQQHSQEQNHGKISRYAWGRDYHKVLSKKLKALSQWLESQGEQIQTRYYVDTGPVQDKVWAQRAGIGWIAKNGNLITRNYGSWVFLGEILTNLPLEPDRPHSAHCGTCSRCLSACPTQAIVSPHVVDANRCIAYHTIENRAVTLPTEIAKNLQGWVAGCDICQDVCPWNQRFAQVTDVEDFQPRPENLSPRLDELANLTIEEWDRRFISSALRRIKPQQWRRNAQANLAHSPNPAQDDN